From a region of the Neodiprion fabricii isolate iyNeoFabr1 chromosome 7, iyNeoFabr1.1, whole genome shotgun sequence genome:
- the LOC124186298 gene encoding pro-resilin isoform X1 produces MFKCVLATAIMALALARPEPPVNSYLPPGRGGQNGGGGSPGFGGSGAPPSDQYSPPGFGGGGSSGGGGGPPSNQYGVPGFGGGSGPSGGGKPSSSYGPPGAGGNGGGNGFGGGDGGNGGGRPSSSYGAPGGAGGNGGGFGGGGSGSGNGNGGSRPSSSYGAPGGPGSNGGGFGGNGGNGGGRPSSSYGAPGGPGSNGGGFGGANGGGNGGGSGGGRPSSNYGAPGGLGGNGGSFGGGNGGGNGGGSGGGRPSSSYGAPGGPGSNGGGFGGGNGGGNGGGSGGGRPSSSYGAPGGPGSNGGGFGGGNGGGNGGGSGGGRPSSSYGAPGGPGSNGGGFGGGNGGGRPSSSYGAPGGAGGAGGNGGSRPSSSYGAPGAGGNGGGFGGGSNGNGNGGSGAGRPSSSYGAPGAGGNGGGFGGGNPSDSYGAPAAGANRGGGGGADGYASGGPGGNGGGFGNGGSSGGGGSGYGSEGGEDGGNEPAKYEFSYEVKDDESGSNFGHTETRDGDRAQGEFNVLLPDGRKQIVEYEADQDGFKPQIRYEGEAGSEGYGSGGPGENGGNGGSGSGGNGGYPSGGPASNGGGNGGYSSGGPGGNGGGNGGYSSGGPGGNGGGNGGYSSGGPGGNGGGNGGYSSGGPGSNGGGSGGYSSGRPGGSGFGGGNGNGNGNGNGNGGYSSGGSSGGNGGGFGGGGNGGYPSGGPSGNGGNGGFGGGRGGGGGGGGNGNGGYSSGGPSSGNGGGNGGGYPSGSGGDAAANGGYQY; encoded by the exons ATGTTCAAG TGTGTCCTAGCCACCGCCATAATGGCGTTGGCTCTAGCGCGGCCAGAGCCGCCGGTGAATTCGTATCTGCCACCGGGTCGAGGTGGACAAAACGGTGGCGGCGGTTCCCCAGGTTTTGGAGGCAGTGGTGCACCGCCGTCGGATCAATACAGTCCACCAGGTTTTGGAGGCGGCGGTAGTTCCGGGGGCGGTGGTGGTCCCCCGTCAAACCAGTATGGAGTACCAGGTTTTGGAGGTGGCAGCGGTCCTTCTGGTGGTGGCAAGCCATCTAGCAGCTACGGACCGCCTGGTGCAGGTGGTAACGGTGGTGGAAATGGATTTGGAGGTGGTGATGGCGGAAACGGAGGCGGCAGACCATCAAGCAGTTACGGCGCACCCGGAGGCGCTGGCGGTAACGGAGGTGGGTTTGGAGGCGGTGGAAGCGGAAGTGGAAATGGAAATGGCGGTAGCAGACCATCGAGCTCCTACGGTGCGCCAGGTGGACCAGGAAGTAACGGCGGTGGGTTCGGTGGAAATGGTGGAAACGGAGGTGGCAGACCATCAAGCAGCTACGGAGCTCCGGGTGGACCGGGAAGCAACGGCGGAGGTTTCGGAGGTGCAAACGGTGGTGGTAATGGTGGCGGAAGCGGAGGTGGTAGACCATCGAGCAATTATGGAGCTCCAGGTGGGTTAGGAGGCAACGGCGGAAGCTTTGGAGGTGGAAACGGTGGTGGAAACGGTGGCGGAAGCGGAGGTGGTAGACCATCGAGCAGCTACGGAGCTCCGGGTGGACCAGGAAGCAACGGCGGAGGCTTCGGAGGTGGAAACGGTGGCGGAAACGGTGGTGGAAGCGGAGGTGGTAGGCCATCAAGCAGCTACGGAGCTCCAGGTGGGCCAGGAAGCAACGGTGGAGGTTTCGGAGGTGGAAATGGAGGTGGAAATGGAGGCGGAAGCGGAGGTGGTAGGCCATCAAGCAGCTACGGAGCTCCAGGTGGGCCAGGAAGCAACGGTGGAGGTTTCGGAGGTGGAAATGGAGGCGGTAGGCCATCAAGTAGCTACGGAGCGCCAGGAGGCGCTGGAGGTGCTGGAGGCAACGGAGGAAGTAGACCATCGAGTAGTTACGGAGCCCCTGGTGCCGGAGGCAACGGTGGTGGATTTGGAGGAGGTAGCAACGGTAATGGAAATGGAGGAAGCGGAGCTGGCCGACCATCGAGCAGCTACGGTGCTCCTGGCGCGGGAGGAAATGGAGGTGGATTCGGAGGTGGCAATCCTTCTGACAGCTATGGAGCCCCTGCTGCAGGTGCCAACAGAGGCGGCGGTGGAGGAGCCGATGGTTACGCATCTGGTGGGCCCGGAGGAAACGGCGGAGGATTTGGAAATGGTGGTAGCAGCGGAGGTGGTGGGAGCGGATACGGCAGCGAGGGCGGTGAAGATGGTGGAAAC gaACCGGCGAAGTACGAGTTCTCCTACGAAGTAAAGGACGACGAGTCCGGCAGCAACTTTGGACACACCGAAACTCGTGATGGCGACAGAGCTCAGGGTGAATTCAACGTCCTCCTTCCCGACGGTAGGAAACAGATAGTCGAATACGAGGCTGATCAGGACGGATTCAAACCTCAAATAAGGTACGAAGGTGAGGCTGGATCCGAGGGTTACGGCTCCGGTGGACCAGGCGAAAATGGCGGCAACGGAGGTTCCGGTTCCGGTGGAAACGGCGGTTACCCCTCCGGTGGGCCGGCTAGCAACGGAGGCGGAAACGGTGGATACTCTTCCGGAGGACCCGGAGGCAACGGAGGCGGAAACGGTGGATACTCTTCCGGAGGACCCGGAGGCAACGGAGGCGGAAACGGTGGATACTCTTCCGGAGGACCCGGAGGCAACGGAGGCGGAAACGGTGGATATTCTTCTGGAGGACCTGGTAGCAACGGAGGTGGAAGCGGTGGATACTCTTCTGGAAGACCCGGAGGCAGCGGATTCGGCGGAGGTAAcggaaacggaaacggaaacGGGAACGGTAACGGGGGCTACTCTTCGGGTGGTTCAAGTGGTGGTAACGGCGGAGGATTCGGAGGCGGCGGAAACG GCGGTTACCCGTCCGGCGGACCATCAGGAAACGGTGGAAACGGTGGATTCGGAGGCGGACgaggcggtggtggtggtggaggcGGAAACGGGAATGGTGGCTACTCTTCCGGGGGTCCGAGCAGCGGTAACGGGGGTGGAAACGGGGGCGGTTACCCGTCGGGGAGCGGAGGTGACGCGGCGGCTAACGGAGGTTATCAATACTAA
- the LOC124186298 gene encoding pro-resilin isoform X3: MFKCVLATAIMALALARPEPPVNSYLPPGRGGQNGGGGSPGFGGSGAPPSDQYSPPGFGGGGSSGGGGGPPSNQYGVPGFGGGSGPSGGGKPSSSYGPPGAGGNGGGNGFGGGDGGNGGGRPSSSYGAPGGAGGNGGGFGGGGSGSGNGNGGSRPSSSYGAPGGPGSNGGGFGGNGGNGGGRPSSSYGAPGGPGSNGGGFGGANGGGNGGGSGGGRPSSNYGAPGGLGGNGGSFGGGNGGGNGGGSGGGRPSSSYGAPGGPGSNGGGFGGGNGGGNGGGSGGGRPSSSYGAPGGPGSNGGGFGGGNGGGRPSSSYGAPGGAGGAGGNGGSRPSSSYGAPGAGGNGGGFGGGSNGNGNGGSGAGRPSSSYGAPGAGGNGGGFGGGNPSDSYGAPAAGANRGGGGGADGYASGGPGGNGGGFGNGGSSGGGGSGYGSEGGEDGGNEPAKYEFSYEVKDDESGSNFGHTETRDGDRAQGEFNVLLPDGRKQIVEYEADQDGFKPQIRYEGEAGSEGYGSGGPGENGGNGGSGSGGNGGYPSGGPASNGGGNGGYSSGGPGGNGGGNGGYSSGGPGGNGGGNGGYSSGGPGGNGGGNGGYSSGGPGSNGGGSGGYSSGRPGGSGFGGGNGNGNGNGNGNGGYSSGGSSGGNGGGFGGGGNGGYPSGGPSGNGGNGGFGGGRGGGGGGGGNGNGGYSSGGPSSGNGGGNGGGYPSGSGGDAAANGGYQY, translated from the exons ATGTTCAAG TGTGTCCTAGCCACCGCCATAATGGCGTTGGCTCTAGCGCGGCCAGAGCCGCCGGTGAATTCGTATCTGCCACCGGGTCGAGGTGGACAAAACGGTGGCGGCGGTTCCCCAGGTTTTGGAGGCAGTGGTGCACCGCCGTCGGATCAATACAGTCCACCAGGTTTTGGAGGCGGCGGTAGTTCCGGGGGCGGTGGTGGTCCCCCGTCAAACCAGTATGGAGTACCAGGTTTTGGAGGTGGCAGCGGTCCTTCTGGTGGTGGCAAGCCATCTAGCAGCTACGGACCGCCTGGTGCAGGTGGTAACGGTGGTGGAAATGGATTTGGAGGTGGTGATGGCGGAAACGGAGGCGGCAGACCATCAAGCAGTTACGGCGCACCCGGAGGCGCTGGCGGTAACGGAGGTGGGTTTGGAGGCGGTGGAAGCGGAAGTGGAAATGGAAATGGCGGTAGCAGACCATCGAGCTCCTACGGTGCGCCAGGTGGACCAGGAAGTAACGGCGGTGGGTTCGGTGGAAATGGTGGAAACGGAGGTGGCAGACCATCAAGCAGCTACGGAGCTCCGGGTGGACCGGGAAGCAACGGCGGAGGTTTCGGAGGTGCAAACGGTGGTGGTAATGGTGGCGGAAGCGGAGGTGGTAGACCATCGAGCAATTATGGAGCTCCAGGTGGGTTAGGAGGCAACGGCGGAAGCTTTGGAGGTGGAAACGGTGGTGGAAACGGTGGCGGAAGCGGAGGTGGTAGACCATCGAGCAGCTACGGAGCTCCGGGTGGACCAGGAAGCAACGGCGGAGGCTTCGGAGGTGGAAACGGTGGCGGAAACGGTGGTGGAAGCGGAGGTGGTAGGCCATCAAGCAGCTACGGAGCTCCAGGTGGGCCAGGAAGCAACGGTGGAGGTTTCGGAG GTGGAAATGGAGGCGGTAGGCCATCAAGTAGCTACGGAGCGCCAGGAGGCGCTGGAGGTGCTGGAGGCAACGGAGGAAGTAGACCATCGAGTAGTTACGGAGCCCCTGGTGCCGGAGGCAACGGTGGTGGATTTGGAGGAGGTAGCAACGGTAATGGAAATGGAGGAAGCGGAGCTGGCCGACCATCGAGCAGCTACGGTGCTCCTGGCGCGGGAGGAAATGGAGGTGGATTCGGAGGTGGCAATCCTTCTGACAGCTATGGAGCCCCTGCTGCAGGTGCCAACAGAGGCGGCGGTGGAGGAGCCGATGGTTACGCATCTGGTGGGCCCGGAGGAAACGGCGGAGGATTTGGAAATGGTGGTAGCAGCGGAGGTGGTGGGAGCGGATACGGCAGCGAGGGCGGTGAAGATGGTGGAAAC gaACCGGCGAAGTACGAGTTCTCCTACGAAGTAAAGGACGACGAGTCCGGCAGCAACTTTGGACACACCGAAACTCGTGATGGCGACAGAGCTCAGGGTGAATTCAACGTCCTCCTTCCCGACGGTAGGAAACAGATAGTCGAATACGAGGCTGATCAGGACGGATTCAAACCTCAAATAAGGTACGAAGGTGAGGCTGGATCCGAGGGTTACGGCTCCGGTGGACCAGGCGAAAATGGCGGCAACGGAGGTTCCGGTTCCGGTGGAAACGGCGGTTACCCCTCCGGTGGGCCGGCTAGCAACGGAGGCGGAAACGGTGGATACTCTTCCGGAGGACCCGGAGGCAACGGAGGCGGAAACGGTGGATACTCTTCCGGAGGACCCGGAGGCAACGGAGGCGGAAACGGTGGATACTCTTCCGGAGGACCCGGAGGCAACGGAGGCGGAAACGGTGGATATTCTTCTGGAGGACCTGGTAGCAACGGAGGTGGAAGCGGTGGATACTCTTCTGGAAGACCCGGAGGCAGCGGATTCGGCGGAGGTAAcggaaacggaaacggaaacGGGAACGGTAACGGGGGCTACTCTTCGGGTGGTTCAAGTGGTGGTAACGGCGGAGGATTCGGAGGCGGCGGAAACG GCGGTTACCCGTCCGGCGGACCATCAGGAAACGGTGGAAACGGTGGATTCGGAGGCGGACgaggcggtggtggtggtggaggcGGAAACGGGAATGGTGGCTACTCTTCCGGGGGTCCGAGCAGCGGTAACGGGGGTGGAAACGGGGGCGGTTACCCGTCGGGGAGCGGAGGTGACGCGGCGGCTAACGGAGGTTATCAATACTAA
- the LOC124186298 gene encoding pro-resilin isoform X2 yields the protein MFKCVLATAIMALALARPEPPVNSYLPPGRGGQNGGGGSPGFGGSGAPPSDQYSPPGFGGGGSSGGGGGPPSNQYGVPGFGGGSGPSGGGKPSSSYGPPGAGGNGGGNGFGGGDGGNGGGRPSSSYGAPGGAGGNGGGFGGGGSGSGNGNGGSRPSSSYGAPGGPGSNGGGFGGNGGNGGGRPSSSYGAPGGPGSNGGGFGGANGGGNGGGSGGGRPSSNYGAPGGLGGNGGSFGGGNGGGNGGGSGGGRPSSSYGAPGGPGSNGGGFGGGNGGGNGGGSGGGRPSSSYGAPGGPGSNGGGFGGGNGGGRPSSSYGAPGGAGGAGGNGGSRPSSSYGAPGAGGNGGGFGGGSNGNGNGGSGAGRPSSSYGAPGAGGNGGGFGGGNPSDSYGAPAAGANRGGGGGADGYASGGPGGNGGGFGNGGSSGGGGSGYGSEGGEDGGNEPAKYEFSYEVKDDESGSNFGHTETRDGDRAQGEFNVLLPDGRKQIVEYEADQDGFKPQIRYEGEAGSEGYGSGGPGENGGNGGSGSGGNGGYPSGGPASNGGGNGGYSSGGPGGNGGGNGGYSSGGPGGNGGGNGGYSSGGPGGNGGGNGGYSSGGPGSNGGGSGGYSSGRPGGSGFGGGNGNGNGNGNGNGGYSSGGSSGGNGGGFGGGGNGGYPSGGPSGNGGNGGFGGGRGGGGGGGGNGNGGYSSGGPSSGNGGGNGGGYPSGSGGDAAANGGYQY from the exons ATGTTCAAG TGTGTCCTAGCCACCGCCATAATGGCGTTGGCTCTAGCGCGGCCAGAGCCGCCGGTGAATTCGTATCTGCCACCGGGTCGAGGTGGACAAAACGGTGGCGGCGGTTCCCCAGGTTTTGGAGGCAGTGGTGCACCGCCGTCGGATCAATACAGTCCACCAGGTTTTGGAGGCGGCGGTAGTTCCGGGGGCGGTGGTGGTCCCCCGTCAAACCAGTATGGAGTACCAGGTTTTGGAGGTGGCAGCGGTCCTTCTGGTGGTGGCAAGCCATCTAGCAGCTACGGACCGCCTGGTGCAGGTGGTAACGGTGGTGGAAATGGATTTGGAGGTGGTGATGGCGGAAACGGAGGCGGCAGACCATCAAGCAGTTACGGCGCACCCGGAGGCGCTGGCGGTAACGGAGGTGGGTTTGGAGGCGGTGGAAGCGGAAGTGGAAATGGAAATGGCGGTAGCAGACCATCGAGCTCCTACGGTGCGCCAGGTGGACCAGGAAGTAACGGCGGTGGGTTCGGTGGAAATGGTGGAAACGGAGGTGGCAGACCATCAAGCAGCTACGGAGCTCCGGGTGGACCGGGAAGCAACGGCGGAGGTTTCGGAGGTGCAAACGGTGGTGGTAATGGTGGCGGAAGCGGAGGTGGTAGACCATCGAGCAATTATGGAGCTCCAGGTGGGTTAGGAGGCAACGGCGGAAGCTTTGGAGGTGGAAACGGTGGTGGAAACGGTGGCGGAAGCGGAGGTGGTAGACCATCGAGCAGCTACGGAGCTCCGGGTGGACCAGGAAGCAACGGCGGAGGCTTCGGAGGTGGAAACGGTGGCGGAAACGGTGGTGGAAGCGGAGGTGGTAGGCCATCAAGCAGCTACGGAGCTCCAGGTGGGCCAGGAAGCAACGGTGGAG GTTTCGGAGGTGGAAATGGAGGCGGTAGGCCATCAAGTAGCTACGGAGCGCCAGGAGGCGCTGGAGGTGCTGGAGGCAACGGAGGAAGTAGACCATCGAGTAGTTACGGAGCCCCTGGTGCCGGAGGCAACGGTGGTGGATTTGGAGGAGGTAGCAACGGTAATGGAAATGGAGGAAGCGGAGCTGGCCGACCATCGAGCAGCTACGGTGCTCCTGGCGCGGGAGGAAATGGAGGTGGATTCGGAGGTGGCAATCCTTCTGACAGCTATGGAGCCCCTGCTGCAGGTGCCAACAGAGGCGGCGGTGGAGGAGCCGATGGTTACGCATCTGGTGGGCCCGGAGGAAACGGCGGAGGATTTGGAAATGGTGGTAGCAGCGGAGGTGGTGGGAGCGGATACGGCAGCGAGGGCGGTGAAGATGGTGGAAAC gaACCGGCGAAGTACGAGTTCTCCTACGAAGTAAAGGACGACGAGTCCGGCAGCAACTTTGGACACACCGAAACTCGTGATGGCGACAGAGCTCAGGGTGAATTCAACGTCCTCCTTCCCGACGGTAGGAAACAGATAGTCGAATACGAGGCTGATCAGGACGGATTCAAACCTCAAATAAGGTACGAAGGTGAGGCTGGATCCGAGGGTTACGGCTCCGGTGGACCAGGCGAAAATGGCGGCAACGGAGGTTCCGGTTCCGGTGGAAACGGCGGTTACCCCTCCGGTGGGCCGGCTAGCAACGGAGGCGGAAACGGTGGATACTCTTCCGGAGGACCCGGAGGCAACGGAGGCGGAAACGGTGGATACTCTTCCGGAGGACCCGGAGGCAACGGAGGCGGAAACGGTGGATACTCTTCCGGAGGACCCGGAGGCAACGGAGGCGGAAACGGTGGATATTCTTCTGGAGGACCTGGTAGCAACGGAGGTGGAAGCGGTGGATACTCTTCTGGAAGACCCGGAGGCAGCGGATTCGGCGGAGGTAAcggaaacggaaacggaaacGGGAACGGTAACGGGGGCTACTCTTCGGGTGGTTCAAGTGGTGGTAACGGCGGAGGATTCGGAGGCGGCGGAAACG GCGGTTACCCGTCCGGCGGACCATCAGGAAACGGTGGAAACGGTGGATTCGGAGGCGGACgaggcggtggtggtggtggaggcGGAAACGGGAATGGTGGCTACTCTTCCGGGGGTCCGAGCAGCGGTAACGGGGGTGGAAACGGGGGCGGTTACCCGTCGGGGAGCGGAGGTGACGCGGCGGCTAACGGAGGTTATCAATACTAA
- the LOC124187078 gene encoding pro-resilin-like, translating to MHRRLEPGYKTVTANRAAAVLKVRLGAHTLEPADHFRSHNSDPPARHRTIFLLPLLVAVLAVPQGPAYLPPTGNSPGRPAAGHPDEWAGDPANYEFSYEVQDAASGLDFGHREMRKDDEATGSYHVLLPDGRTQIVDYVADGGGYRPMVRYEGTASFPAPGGQSGSGEGYRY from the exons ATGCACCGCAGGCTCGAACCTGGATATAAAACTGTAACGGCGAATCGGGCCGCAGCGGTACTGAAAGTGAGACTCGGCGCTCACAC ACTCGAACCAGCGGACCATTTTCGTTCTCACAATTCAGACCCACCTGCGAGACACAGG ACGATTTTCTTGTTGCCGTTACTGGTGGCAGTTCTGGCCGTTCCCCAAGGACCCGCGTACCTTCCACCGACTGGGAATTCACCGGGAAGACCTGCCGCCGGCCATCCCGACGAATGGGCTGGC GATCCGGCGAACTACGAATTCTCGTACGAGGTTCAGGACGCAGCATCGGGTCTGGACTTCGGTCACCGGGAAATGCGGAAGGACGACGAGGCGACCGGAAGCTACCACGTTCTACTGCCGGATGGTAGAACCCAGATAGTCGACTACGTTGCAGACGGCGGTGGGTATCGTCCGATGGTCCGCTACGAGGGAACAGCCTCGTTTCCGGCTCCAGGTGGTCAAAGCGGAAGTGGCGAGGGTTACAGATACTAG
- the LOC124185983 gene encoding uncharacterized protein LOC124185983 isoform X1, with product MGLLNPNDVLAESRLPFLFSSLLGLRRIESGDRRWFGCLYPILLIILYIGLFVMIRKDIWRYYDSLNEAIYYFKDQKLQSCLHLVVVPVLILSSIVRSSDDLEGYKKLDCVDRLLFYLNAPIDHAAGTREEVSNLCVYVFLTLVTNLLTYFAVVMAGSGVNFDVAWILSHVPVLLEVVILCGFVAVIAKIRVRFERTNSVIAETLTPRKISVILVQSTSFDNASKLRLARRVHFQLHDVAAAVNKTYGFRMFFIFFVTLFSILNHFRNAIALRDDQLGIMDLGLHLVWICFHMAKYFYVANACHATVSEGKLAGGYFLGAPIVRGPSGLSEEMEAFSRQLDNKQLQFTLVSVFAIDIPKGVTIFIAGITYFLVLC from the exons ATGGGCTTATTGAATCCGAATGATGTCCTCGCCGAAAGCCGTCTTCCATTTCTGTTCAGCAGCCTTCTCG GTCTTCGAAGGATCGAGTCGGGCGATCGGCGGTGGTTTGGCTGCTTGTATCCGATCCTCCTGATCATCTTGTACATCGGACTGTTCGTCATGATCCGGAAGGACATTTGGCGCTACTACGATTCACTGAACGAGGCGATCTACTACTTCAAGGACCAGAAGCTGCAGAGCTGCCTGCACCTTGTTGTGGTGCCGGTACTCATCTTATCGAGCATCGTCAGGAGCTCGGATGACCTTGAGGGGTACAAGAAGCTCGACTGCGTCGACCGTCTTCTGTTTTACCTGAACGCCCCGATCGACCACGCGGCTGGAACGAGAGAGGAAGTCAGCAATCTCTGCGTCTATGTCTTTCTAACCCTCGTCACCAACCTCTTGACGTACTTCGCTGTTGTCATGGCGGGATCCGGGGTGAATTTTGACGTCGCGTGGATCCTGAGCCACGTTCCGGTGCTTCTCGAGGTGGTGATACTCTGCGGATTCGTCGCTGTCATTGCCAAGATCCGCGTCCGTTTCGAACGGACCAACTCGGTCATCGCTGAGACCCTGACGCCGAGGAAGATCAGTGTCATACTGGTCCAGTCAACGAGCTTTGATAACG CTTCCAAACTTCGACTTGCCAGACGCGTGCACTTCCAACTCCACGACGTTGCGGCCGCTGTCAATAAGACTTATGGCTTTCGGATGTTCTTCATCTTCTTTGTCACCCTGTTCTCGATCCTAAACCACTTCCGGAACGCTATCGCTCTCCGCGACGATCAGCTCGGCATCATGGACCTTGGCCTCCATCTGGTGTGGATATGCTTCCACATGGCGAAATACTTCTACGTCGCGAATGCCTGTCATGCTACCGTTTCAGAG GGAAAACTGGCTGGCGGATATTTTCTAGGTGCACCAATTGTTCGAGGACCGAGTGGCCTGAGCGAAGAG ATGGAAGCCTTCTCTCGGCAACTGGATAACAAGCAGCTACAGTTCACGCTCGTCAGCGTTTTCGCTATCGACATACCCAAGGGAGTGACG ATCTTCATTGCGGGTATAACATATTTCTTGGTGCTATGCTGA
- the LOC124185983 gene encoding uncharacterized protein LOC124185983 isoform X2, which translates to MGLLNPNDVLAESRLPFLFSSLLGLRRIESGDRRWFGCLYPILLIILYIGLFVMIRKDIWRYYDSLNEAIYYFKDQKLQSCLHLVVVPVLILSSIVRSSDDLEGYKKLDCVDRLLFYLNAPIDHAAGTREEVSNLCVYVFLTLVTNLLTYFAVVMAGSGVNFDVAWILSHVPVLLEVVILCGFVAVIAKIRVRFERTNSVIAETLTPRKISVILVQSTSFDNASKLRLARRVHFQLHDVAAAVNKTYGFRMFFIFFVTLFSILNHFRNAIALRDDQLGIMDLGLHLVWICFHMAKYFYVANACHATVSEMEAFSRQLDNKQLQFTLVSVFAIDIPKGVTIFIAGITYFLVLC; encoded by the exons ATGGGCTTATTGAATCCGAATGATGTCCTCGCCGAAAGCCGTCTTCCATTTCTGTTCAGCAGCCTTCTCG GTCTTCGAAGGATCGAGTCGGGCGATCGGCGGTGGTTTGGCTGCTTGTATCCGATCCTCCTGATCATCTTGTACATCGGACTGTTCGTCATGATCCGGAAGGACATTTGGCGCTACTACGATTCACTGAACGAGGCGATCTACTACTTCAAGGACCAGAAGCTGCAGAGCTGCCTGCACCTTGTTGTGGTGCCGGTACTCATCTTATCGAGCATCGTCAGGAGCTCGGATGACCTTGAGGGGTACAAGAAGCTCGACTGCGTCGACCGTCTTCTGTTTTACCTGAACGCCCCGATCGACCACGCGGCTGGAACGAGAGAGGAAGTCAGCAATCTCTGCGTCTATGTCTTTCTAACCCTCGTCACCAACCTCTTGACGTACTTCGCTGTTGTCATGGCGGGATCCGGGGTGAATTTTGACGTCGCGTGGATCCTGAGCCACGTTCCGGTGCTTCTCGAGGTGGTGATACTCTGCGGATTCGTCGCTGTCATTGCCAAGATCCGCGTCCGTTTCGAACGGACCAACTCGGTCATCGCTGAGACCCTGACGCCGAGGAAGATCAGTGTCATACTGGTCCAGTCAACGAGCTTTGATAACG CTTCCAAACTTCGACTTGCCAGACGCGTGCACTTCCAACTCCACGACGTTGCGGCCGCTGTCAATAAGACTTATGGCTTTCGGATGTTCTTCATCTTCTTTGTCACCCTGTTCTCGATCCTAAACCACTTCCGGAACGCTATCGCTCTCCGCGACGATCAGCTCGGCATCATGGACCTTGGCCTCCATCTGGTGTGGATATGCTTCCACATGGCGAAATACTTCTACGTCGCGAATGCCTGTCATGCTACCGTTTCAGAG ATGGAAGCCTTCTCTCGGCAACTGGATAACAAGCAGCTACAGTTCACGCTCGTCAGCGTTTTCGCTATCGACATACCCAAGGGAGTGACG ATCTTCATTGCGGGTATAACATATTTCTTGGTGCTATGCTGA